The following proteins come from a genomic window of Paucimonas lemoignei:
- the cycA_2 gene encoding amino acid transport-related membrane protein codes for MTTQLKPTLGTLHLWGIAVGLVISGEYFGWSYGWGVAGTLGFLVTSLMVAAMYTCFIFSFTELTTAIPHAGGPFAYSRRAFGEKGGLIAGMATLIEFVFAPPAIALAIGAYLNVQFPGLDPKHAAVGAYIVFMTLNILGVKLAATFELVVCVLAVAELLVFMGVVAPAFSFSNFALNGWAGSSTFGPGAIAGMFAAIPFAIWFFLAIEGAAMAAEEAKDPKRTIPKAYVSGILTLVFLAIGVMFFAGGVGDWRTLSNINDPLPQAMKTVVGENSGWLHMLVWIGLFGLVASFHGIILGYSRQFFALARAGYLPSGLAKLSRFQTPHRAIIAGGVIGVAAIYSDGLINLGGMTLTAAMITMAVFGAIVMYIMSMLSLFKLRKTEPLLERTFRAPGYPVVPGIALALAVVCLIAMAWFNMLIGLIFLGFMAVGFIYFSLTAQSRANAPADAMLTGS; via the coding sequence ATGACAACGCAACTCAAACCTACGCTGGGCACGCTGCATTTGTGGGGGATCGCGGTCGGGCTGGTGATCTCCGGGGAATATTTTGGCTGGAGCTACGGCTGGGGCGTCGCCGGGACCCTGGGTTTCCTCGTGACCTCGTTGATGGTTGCGGCGATGTACACCTGCTTCATTTTCAGCTTTACCGAGCTGACCACCGCGATCCCGCACGCAGGTGGGCCGTTTGCCTACAGCCGTCGAGCGTTCGGTGAAAAAGGCGGATTGATCGCCGGCATGGCAACACTGATCGAATTCGTCTTCGCGCCGCCCGCCATCGCTCTGGCGATCGGGGCCTACCTGAATGTGCAGTTTCCTGGCCTGGATCCCAAACATGCGGCAGTGGGTGCCTACATTGTGTTCATGACCCTGAACATTCTGGGCGTCAAGCTGGCGGCGACCTTCGAGTTGGTGGTCTGCGTGCTGGCGGTGGCTGAATTGCTGGTGTTCATGGGCGTTGTCGCTCCTGCCTTCAGCTTCAGCAACTTCGCCCTCAACGGCTGGGCAGGTTCGAGCACCTTCGGCCCGGGGGCCATCGCCGGCATGTTCGCCGCGATCCCTTTCGCGATCTGGTTCTTCCTGGCCATCGAAGGGGCCGCCATGGCCGCCGAGGAAGCCAAGGACCCGAAACGCACCATCCCCAAAGCCTACGTCAGTGGCATTCTGACACTGGTGTTTCTGGCCATCGGCGTTATGTTTTTTGCTGGCGGCGTGGGCGACTGGCGCACCTTGTCGAACATCAATGACCCACTGCCGCAAGCCATGAAAACTGTCGTGGGCGAAAATTCCGGCTGGCTGCACATGCTGGTCTGGATCGGCCTGTTTGGCCTGGTGGCGAGCTTTCACGGGATCATCCTGGGCTATTCGCGCCAGTTCTTCGCCCTGGCACGCGCCGGTTATCTGCCTTCCGGGCTGGCAAAACTGTCGCGCTTCCAGACACCCCACCGCGCCATCATCGCGGGCGGTGTGATCGGTGTTGCAGCCATCTACAGCGATGGGCTGATCAACCTGGGTGGCATGACCCTCACTGCCGCCATGATCACCATGGCCGTGTTCGGCGCCATCGTCATGTACATCATGAGCATGCTCAGCCTGTTCAAACTGCGCAAAACCGAACCACTGCTGGAGCGCACCTTCCGCGCCCCTGGCTACCCGGTGGTGCCGGGCATCGCCCTGGCGCTGGCGGTGGTGTGCCTGATCGCCATGGCCTGGTTCAACATGCTGATCGGTTTGATCTTCCTGGGCTTCATGGCGGTGGGCTTCATCTACTTCAGCCTGACCGCCCAATCACGCGCCAATGCACCGGCTGACGCGATGTTGACCGGCTCGTAA
- the cbl gene encoding regulatory protein LysR: MSYSPEALEAFAQTVASGSFSAAARRLGKSQSTVSEAISRLEIDLGLELFDRSSKHPVLTEAGRAMLGRIEDVLAASDKLRRAAGRLAEGVEPRLTLVLSDANQFADFETRMAELDERFPELELECVFAEHGDAISLIQSGRASLGLLSAQASYPPEIGFATIAERADFGLFVAHKHPLAQLPKVDYLQLAAWRALRLNTLVDQTVPTDDLPISGHRPWSAPNYLLLMDMAGFGFGWAALPRWLVSNYAGGKLKELQVPGWPRSSAVDVIWSRQRSLGPAGAWLLETFTGHRGE; the protein is encoded by the coding sequence ATGAGTTATTCACCTGAAGCCCTTGAGGCCTTTGCTCAAACGGTTGCGTCTGGGTCCTTCAGTGCCGCCGCGCGCCGTCTGGGCAAGAGCCAGTCCACCGTCAGCGAGGCCATTTCACGCCTGGAGATTGACCTGGGCCTGGAGCTGTTCGACCGATCCTCGAAACACCCCGTATTGACCGAGGCGGGCAGGGCGATGCTGGGGCGTATCGAGGATGTGCTGGCGGCGTCGGACAAACTGCGCCGCGCGGCCGGGCGTCTTGCCGAGGGGGTGGAGCCGCGCCTGACGCTGGTGTTGTCCGACGCCAATCAGTTCGCGGACTTCGAGACGCGCATGGCCGAGCTGGATGAGCGTTTTCCCGAGCTTGAGCTCGAATGCGTGTTTGCCGAGCATGGCGATGCCATCAGCCTGATTCAGTCGGGCCGTGCGAGCCTGGGGCTGCTGTCGGCGCAGGCCAGTTACCCGCCGGAAATCGGTTTCGCGACGATTGCCGAACGCGCCGACTTCGGTTTGTTCGTGGCCCATAAACATCCCCTGGCGCAGTTGCCGAAGGTGGACTATCTGCAACTGGCAGCCTGGCGGGCGTTGCGTTTGAACACACTGGTGGACCAGACCGTGCCCACCGATGACCTGCCTATCAGCGGCCACCGGCCTTGGTCGGCGCCGAACTATCTGCTGTTGATGGACATGGCCGGGTTCGGGTTTGGCTGGGCCGCCTTGCCGCGCTGGCTGGTGTCCAACTATGCCGGTGGCAAGCTCAAAGAGCTGCAGGTGCCGGGCTGGCCGCGCAGTTCTGCCGTGGATGTTATCTGGTCACGACAACGCAGCCTGGGGCCGGCCGGGGCCTGGCTGCTGGAAACCTTTACCGGCCATCGTGGGGAGTGA
- the fhuC_4 gene encoding iron-chelate-transporting ATPase — protein MNSLPLPATHTAELACSQLCWSIKGTPIIKNVSLQVLPGETLGLIGPNGSGKSSLLKLLSGVRRPDSGQVLLDGKALSDMKRRDIAQMIAVVEQQAETSDAISVRDAVELGRTPWLSALAPWSSVDDQIVQQALLDVDMADKPRRAWHSLSGGERQRVHIARALAQRPQILLLDEPTNHLDIQHQLSILGLVRSLPVTTLIALHDLNQALACDRLAVMDKGELIAIGQPADVLTCERLSETFGVEAHYLTDPYDGTRILRFRS, from the coding sequence ATGAACAGCCTGCCATTGCCCGCCACACACACCGCCGAGCTGGCCTGCTCGCAGCTGTGCTGGTCAATCAAGGGCACGCCGATCATCAAAAACGTCAGCCTGCAGGTGCTGCCCGGTGAAACGCTGGGGCTGATTGGCCCCAACGGCTCAGGCAAATCCAGCCTGCTCAAGCTGTTGTCGGGTGTCAGACGCCCCGACAGCGGGCAAGTGCTGCTGGACGGCAAGGCGTTGTCCGACATGAAGCGTCGTGACATCGCACAGATGATCGCGGTGGTTGAGCAGCAGGCGGAAACTTCCGATGCGATCAGCGTGCGCGATGCCGTCGAGCTGGGCCGTACGCCCTGGCTGTCGGCACTGGCACCCTGGTCGAGCGTCGACGACCAGATCGTCCAGCAGGCGCTGCTCGACGTGGACATGGCCGACAAACCCCGACGCGCCTGGCACAGTCTGTCCGGGGGCGAACGCCAACGGGTGCACATTGCCCGGGCATTGGCGCAACGTCCGCAAATCCTGCTGCTGGATGAGCCGACCAACCATTTGGATATTCAGCATCAACTGAGCATTCTGGGGCTGGTGCGATCCTTGCCGGTCACCACGCTGATCGCCCTGCACGACCTCAATCAGGCGCTGGCCTGTGATCGGCTGGCGGTGATGGACAAAGGCGAACTGATCGCCATCGGCCAACCGGCGGATGTATTGACCTGCGAGCGACTGAGCGAAACCTTTGGCGTTGAAGCCCATTACCTGACCGACCCGTATGACGGGACGCGGATATTGCGGTTCAGGTCTTGA
- a CDS encoding periplasmic binding protein — translation MKSLSVQVALRALLAAGVALLAMQANAAQVVRIGAAHFPPYTIRPERGADTGLLPELVAALNGLQKEFEFVIVPTSIPRRFRDFEQGRIDMAIFENPDWDWQHIPHETVDMKLEDAEIFVARKVQGRDQSYFDRLEGKRLALFSGYHYAFAQFNADPKYLAENFNATLTYSHDSNLLMILRDRADIALVTRSYLSDYMGRNQDEASRLMVSERIDQTYRHYALLRPQSPLRGEQFDAMLQALRDNGTMLRIFQPFRIAVMSMESHRALAAGRVQESR, via the coding sequence TTGAAGTCTTTGTCTGTGCAAGTGGCGTTGCGAGCCTTGTTGGCCGCAGGCGTTGCGTTATTGGCTATGCAGGCCAACGCCGCACAAGTGGTGCGCATTGGTGCTGCACATTTTCCGCCTTATACCATTCGCCCTGAGCGCGGTGCCGACACCGGCCTGTTGCCTGAGCTGGTGGCGGCTCTGAACGGGCTGCAGAAGGAGTTTGAGTTTGTCATCGTGCCGACCTCCATCCCGCGCCGCTTCCGGGATTTCGAGCAGGGCCGCATCGACATGGCAATCTTCGAAAATCCTGACTGGGACTGGCAGCACATCCCCCACGAAACCGTGGACATGAAGCTGGAGGACGCGGAGATTTTTGTCGCGCGCAAGGTGCAAGGGCGCGATCAGAGCTATTTTGATCGGCTTGAAGGCAAGCGACTGGCGCTGTTCAGCGGGTATCACTACGCCTTTGCCCAGTTCAATGCCGACCCCAAATACCTGGCCGAGAACTTCAACGCGACGCTGACGTATTCCCACGACAGTAATCTGCTGATGATTTTGCGTGACCGGGCAGACATTGCGCTGGTCACTCGTTCGTACCTGAGTGACTACATGGGTCGCAATCAGGATGAAGCGAGCAGGTTGATGGTGTCTGAGCGCATTGATCAGACCTACCGGCATTACGCACTGTTGCGTCCGCAATCGCCCCTGCGCGGCGAGCAATTTGACGCCATGCTGCAAGCACTGCGTGACAACGGGACGATGCTGCGGATCTTCCAGCCGTTCCGCATCGCAGTCATGTCCATGGAAAGCCATCGAGCGCTGGCAGCGGGCAGAGTTCAGGAATCACGTTAA
- the pyrF gene encoding orotidine 5'-phosphate decarboxylase — MRADFDLPENPLMSVCQTPVIVALDFPTRDAALKLADQLDPKLCRVKVGKELFTSCASDIVETLRDKGFEVFLDLKFHDIPNTTAMAVKAAAEMGVWMVNVHCSGGLRMMAACREVLDQRTGPQPLLIGVTVLTSMEREDLAGIGLDVDPQVQVLRLAALAEKAGMDGLVCSALEAQALKAAHPALQLVTPGIRPSGSAQDDQRRILTPRQALDAGSDYLVIGRPISQAADPAQALAAVVAELAL, encoded by the coding sequence ATGCGCGCCGATTTCGACCTACCAGAGAACCCGCTCATGTCCGTCTGCCAGACTCCTGTCATCGTCGCCCTGGATTTCCCGACCCGTGACGCCGCTTTGAAGCTGGCTGATCAACTCGATCCGAAGCTTTGCCGGGTCAAGGTTGGCAAGGAGCTGTTCACCAGTTGTGCATCGGACATCGTCGAGACCCTGCGCGACAAGGGCTTCGAAGTGTTCCTGGATCTGAAATTCCACGACATCCCCAACACCACGGCGATGGCCGTCAAGGCCGCTGCCGAGATGGGGGTGTGGATGGTCAACGTGCATTGCTCCGGTGGTCTGCGCATGATGGCCGCCTGCCGTGAGGTGCTGGACCAGCGTACCGGTCCGCAGCCATTGCTGATTGGCGTGACCGTGCTGACCAGCATGGAACGCGAAGACCTGGCCGGCATCGGTCTGGATGTCGACCCGCAGGTTCAGGTATTGCGTCTGGCCGCGCTGGCTGAAAAAGCCGGTATGGACGGTCTGGTGTGTTCGGCGCTTGAAGCCCAGGCGCTCAAGGCTGCGCATCCTGCACTGCAATTGGTGACACCGGGCATTCGCCCCAGCGGTAGCGCGCAGGACGACCAACGCCGCATCCTGACTCCGCGTCAGGCGCTGGATGCGGGTTCCGACTACCTGGTTATCGGTCGTCCGATCAGCCAGGCCGCCGATCCAGCCCAGGCGTTGGCAGCGGTGGTGGCTGAGTTGGCGTTGTAA
- the curA_2 gene encoding oxidoreductase, zinc-binding dehydrogenase family protein: protein MTQINRQFLLSKRPTGAATREDFTYQEVPVGELTSGQILVKNHYLSLDPAMRGWMNEGKSYIAPVGLGDVMRALGVGEVVASQNDQFAVGDFVQGALGVQDYFQGEPKGFYTVDPKIAPLPRYLSALGMTGMTAYFALLDVGAPKSGDTVVISGAAGAVGSVAGQIAKIKGCRVVGIAGGKEKCQSLIDELGFDGVIDYKNEDVIAGLKRECPNGVNVYFDNVGGDILDAVLSRLAPKARVVICGAISQYNNTTAVKGPSNYLSLLVNRARMEGFVVMDYASRFADAGKEMAGWMIEGKLKSREDIVDGLETFPETLQKLFKGENFGKLVLKV, encoded by the coding sequence ATGACCCAAATCAATCGCCAATTTCTGCTGAGCAAAAGACCGACCGGCGCAGCCACTCGCGAGGATTTCACCTATCAGGAAGTCCCGGTCGGCGAGCTGACGTCCGGACAGATCCTGGTCAAGAACCACTATCTGTCCCTCGACCCGGCCATGCGTGGCTGGATGAACGAAGGCAAGTCGTACATCGCGCCAGTGGGGCTTGGCGACGTGATGCGCGCACTCGGCGTGGGTGAAGTCGTGGCGTCACAGAACGACCAATTCGCCGTGGGGGATTTCGTTCAGGGTGCCTTGGGCGTTCAGGACTACTTTCAGGGTGAACCCAAAGGCTTTTACACCGTGGACCCCAAAATCGCGCCGCTGCCGCGCTACCTGTCGGCGCTGGGCATGACCGGCATGACCGCCTATTTCGCGCTGCTGGATGTAGGTGCGCCCAAGAGTGGTGACACGGTTGTGATCTCCGGCGCTGCCGGTGCAGTGGGCAGCGTTGCCGGGCAGATCGCCAAGATCAAAGGCTGCCGGGTGGTGGGCATCGCGGGCGGCAAGGAGAAGTGCCAGTCGCTGATTGATGAACTGGGGTTCGATGGCGTCATTGATTACAAAAACGAGGACGTCATTGCCGGGCTCAAGCGCGAATGCCCGAATGGGGTGAACGTTTATTTCGATAACGTGGGGGGAGACATCCTCGACGCCGTGCTAAGCCGACTGGCACCCAAAGCCCGAGTGGTGATTTGCGGCGCCATCAGCCAGTACAACAACACCACCGCCGTCAAAGGCCCGAGCAACTACTTGTCGCTACTGGTCAACCGCGCGCGCATGGAAGGCTTCGTGGTCATGGACTACGCCAGCAGGTTTGCCGACGCAGGCAAGGAAATGGCGGGCTGGATGATCGAAGGCAAGCTTAAAAGCCGCGAGGACATTGTCGATGGCCTGGAAACCTTCCCGGAAACACTGCAGAAGCTGTTCAAGGGCGAGAACTTCGGCAAGCTGGTGTTGAAGGTTTAA
- the trg_5 gene encoding chemotaxis sensory transducer, with protein sequence MISAAQARFANLGMAIKLGLGFALVLLLTAVVAAIGVWSLKSIGSHVEGLKQMSSLNDDLLQVRLLEQDYALHGNPKVAEQLRAGVDALNAQAEELKGRSGSSQALMNQVQQALADYRKSFDQFVDISQSKDLALEMASWSVSSAANNLDVMQAGLADDGTYALKKSKGEEGAEFVDQANQVSQVSKLMLQALDEARVRLDKSRKTGSGDEAKTGRIEQAEEARALAETLKGLIKDEGYLTVLGDVSNHIGNFNEKLDEYVGLLASEAKVSQQLAANAQQVMERMKQAYAAEDQSMQAQLQTNSMQIIGSSIVALLVGLIASLLITRLIVKPLRSVIGIAQRIAAGDLSGHIEVARRDEIGQLMLAMQQMGAGLSGIVSGLQAGIEQLATSAHSLSAVTEQTNREVSSQQEETEQVATAMNQMTATVHDVARNAEEAALAAQSADEKVDSGQAVVRQSLQRIEQLAGSSASASHSIENLSAEIQNIGVVLGVIKSVAEQTNLLALNAAIEAARAGEQGRGFAVVADEVRALAKRTQQSTEEIERLVASLRSGASASVMQIQSSGELVKLAVSDVLQTESALGSIAAAVSMIQQMNQQIAAAAEQQTSVAEEINRSVTNIRASADQSALAMRGNAASSIELASLGTELKGMVGHFKL encoded by the coding sequence ATGATTTCGGCCGCGCAAGCTCGCTTTGCCAATCTCGGGATGGCGATAAAACTGGGGCTGGGTTTCGCTCTGGTTTTGCTGCTGACGGCTGTCGTCGCGGCCATCGGCGTCTGGTCGCTGAAAAGCATCGGTAGTCACGTCGAAGGGCTCAAGCAGATGTCCTCCCTTAACGATGATCTACTTCAGGTGCGGTTGCTGGAGCAGGATTACGCGTTGCACGGCAACCCCAAGGTCGCAGAGCAACTCCGCGCGGGCGTCGACGCACTGAATGCCCAGGCTGAGGAACTCAAGGGGCGATCGGGGTCCAGCCAGGCGCTGATGAATCAGGTCCAGCAAGCTCTGGCGGATTATCGAAAGTCGTTCGATCAATTCGTTGATATCAGTCAGAGCAAGGATCTGGCGCTGGAAATGGCCAGTTGGTCAGTATCCAGTGCTGCCAATAACCTTGATGTCATGCAGGCAGGTCTGGCTGATGACGGCACTTACGCGCTCAAGAAGTCCAAAGGTGAGGAGGGTGCGGAATTCGTCGACCAGGCAAATCAGGTCAGCCAGGTTTCCAAACTGATGCTGCAGGCTCTGGATGAGGCCCGTGTGCGGCTGGACAAAAGCCGCAAGACCGGCTCTGGCGATGAGGCTAAAACCGGCAGGATCGAACAGGCCGAGGAAGCCAGAGCGCTGGCTGAAACCCTCAAAGGGCTGATCAAGGATGAGGGTTACCTGACGGTGCTGGGCGACGTCAGCAACCATATTGGCAACTTCAATGAAAAGCTCGACGAATACGTAGGATTGCTTGCAAGCGAAGCGAAGGTTTCGCAGCAACTGGCTGCCAACGCGCAGCAGGTGATGGAGCGGATGAAGCAAGCCTATGCGGCTGAAGATCAATCGATGCAGGCGCAGTTGCAGACTAATTCGATGCAGATCATTGGTTCTTCAATCGTGGCGTTGCTGGTCGGTCTGATTGCTTCGCTGTTGATCACCCGGTTGATCGTCAAACCGTTGCGCAGCGTCATTGGTATCGCGCAACGCATTGCCGCAGGCGACTTGAGTGGCCATATCGAGGTTGCCCGGCGCGATGAAATCGGCCAATTGATGCTTGCCATGCAGCAGATGGGCGCGGGCTTGAGTGGCATCGTCAGTGGTTTGCAGGCGGGTATCGAACAGCTGGCAACCTCTGCGCATTCTCTGTCGGCAGTCACTGAGCAAACCAACCGGGAGGTCAGCAGCCAGCAGGAGGAAACCGAGCAGGTTGCCACCGCGATGAATCAGATGACCGCCACCGTACATGATGTCGCGCGCAACGCCGAAGAAGCAGCGCTGGCGGCGCAAAGCGCAGATGAAAAGGTCGACAGCGGCCAGGCCGTGGTGCGCCAGAGCTTGCAGCGGATCGAGCAACTGGCGGGTTCGTCTGCATCGGCCAGCCACAGCATCGAAAACCTGAGTGCCGAAATCCAGAACATCGGCGTGGTGCTGGGGGTGATCAAGAGCGTGGCCGAGCAGACCAACCTATTGGCGCTCAACGCCGCCATTGAAGCCGCGAGGGCCGGGGAGCAAGGGCGTGGTTTTGCGGTGGTGGCCGATGAAGTGCGGGCGCTGGCCAAACGCACTCAGCAATCGACCGAGGAAATCGAACGGCTGGTCGCAAGTTTGCGTAGCGGAGCGTCGGCTTCGGTGATGCAGATTCAGAGCAGCGGTGAGCTGGTGAAGCTGGCGGTCAGCGACGTGCTGCAAACTGAAAGCGCACTGGGCAGCATCGCTGCGGCGGTGTCGATGATTCAGCAGATGAACCAGCAGATCGCGGCGGCTGCCGAGCAACAGACCTCGGTGGCGGAGGAAATCAACCGCAGCGTCACGAACATTCGCGCCAGTGCCGATCAATCAGCCCTGGCCATGCGCGGCAACGCTGCGTCGAGCATTGAGCTTGCTTCGCTGGGCACTGAGTTGAAGGGCATGGTGGGGCATTTCAAATTGTAG
- a CDS encoding N-acetyltransferase GCN5: MSAVEIVPVEPKHIPAVVEFVQNARAQIFPMLDATSLPADLAQFEQVYLGDGGGRFLVGLRGEEIVAAIGYLPYDGRFPQFDYGPSKVVEIVRLFVIPELRRSGLASTIYNALKDHARQQGVQVLYLHTHPFLPGAIGFWQRQGFRIVDVESDPVWQTTHMECGVQ, translated from the coding sequence ATGTCGGCCGTTGAAATTGTTCCTGTTGAACCGAAACACATCCCCGCAGTGGTGGAATTTGTACAGAACGCCCGGGCGCAGATCTTTCCGATGCTCGACGCCACGAGCCTGCCTGCCGATCTGGCGCAGTTCGAGCAGGTCTACCTGGGTGATGGCGGCGGCCGCTTTCTGGTTGGCCTGCGTGGCGAGGAGATAGTGGCCGCTATTGGTTATCTGCCTTACGACGGTCGCTTCCCGCAGTTTGATTACGGACCAAGCAAGGTGGTGGAAATCGTTCGCCTGTTCGTGATCCCCGAACTCCGCCGGTCAGGGCTGGCGAGCACGATCTATAACGCGCTCAAGGACCATGCCCGCCAGCAGGGTGTGCAGGTGCTGTATTTGCATACCCACCCGTTTTTGCCCGGCGCGATTGGCTTCTGGCAGCGTCAGGGTTTTCGGATTGTGGATGTGGAAAGCGACCCGGTGTGGCAAACGACGCATATGGAGTGCGGGGTGCAGTAA
- the kstR2_2 gene encoding TetR family transcriptional regulator, translated as MNEQQALAVMRELVDSGLMTDPQSARGKLLHVSAHLFRNKGYERTTVRDLAAAVGIQSGSIFHHFKSKDEILRSVMEETIVYNTALMRAALDKVDTVRERVLALIRCELQSIMGGSGEAMAVLVYEWRSLSTEGQARVLALRDVYEQLWLQVLGEAKEAGYIKGDVFVTRRFLTGALSWTTTWFRAQGSMSLNELADEALMLALKSD; from the coding sequence GTGAACGAGCAACAAGCCCTGGCCGTCATGCGCGAACTGGTGGACAGTGGGCTGATGACCGACCCACAGAGCGCTCGCGGCAAGTTGCTGCACGTGTCGGCGCATCTTTTCCGCAACAAGGGTTATGAGCGCACTACGGTGCGGGACCTGGCGGCGGCGGTGGGGATTCAATCGGGGAGCATCTTTCATCACTTCAAAAGCAAGGACGAGATCCTGCGCTCGGTGATGGAAGAAACCATTGTCTACAACACGGCGCTGATGCGGGCCGCGCTGGATAAGGTCGATACGGTGCGTGAGCGGGTGCTGGCGCTTATCCGGTGTGAATTGCAGTCGATCATGGGCGGTAGCGGCGAAGCCATGGCGGTGCTGGTTTACGAATGGCGTTCCTTGTCTACCGAAGGCCAGGCCAGGGTGCTCGCCTTGCGCGATGTTTATGAGCAGCTGTGGTTACAGGTGCTGGGGGAGGCCAAGGAGGCCGGTTACATCAAAGGTGATGTGTTTGTGACCCGGCGCTTCCTGACCGGGGCCCTGTCTTGGACAACCACCTGGTTTCGTGCGCAGGGCAGCATGAGCTTGAATGAGTTGGCAGATGAGGCGCTAATGCTGGCACTTAAGTCAGATTGA
- a CDS encoding Protein of uncharacterised function (DUF2897), with product MPWYAWLILLVAIGSIVGGLMVLRQSAQKLPLTEEQLKRVHERNAEMDAKEAKDR from the coding sequence ATGCCCTGGTATGCCTGGTTGATTTTGCTGGTTGCAATTGGCTCGATCGTTGGCGGTTTGATGGTGCTGCGTCAATCAGCACAGAAACTGCCACTGACCGAAGAACAGCTCAAACGTGTCCATGAGCGCAATGCCGAGATGGATGCCAAAGAAGCCAAGGATCGCTGA
- a CDS encoding transmembrane pair, whose amino-acid sequence MPTKSIKERALHALLFEIIGVLLFAPLLAWLMGHSLAKMGAMTVMISTVAMLWNMLFNAMFDNLRRKLGFKLSIGARIGHALLFEGGLILVIVPLAAWWLSISLLEAFWLDIGLLLLFLPYTLVFNLLYDKARERMMAGSTPDASPHTSRRG is encoded by the coding sequence ATGCCAACCAAATCCATCAAGGAGCGCGCACTTCACGCGCTGCTGTTCGAAATCATCGGTGTCCTGCTGTTCGCCCCGTTGCTCGCCTGGCTGATGGGCCACTCGCTGGCCAAAATGGGCGCCATGACTGTGATGATCTCCACCGTCGCCATGCTCTGGAACATGCTCTTCAACGCGATGTTCGACAACCTGCGCCGCAAGTTGGGCTTCAAGCTGTCCATCGGCGCGCGCATCGGCCATGCGCTGCTATTTGAAGGCGGCCTGATTCTGGTGATCGTCCCGCTGGCCGCCTGGTGGTTATCGATCAGCCTGCTGGAAGCGTTCTGGCTCGACATTGGCCTGCTGTTGCTGTTCCTGCCGTACACGCTGGTGTTCAACCTGCTGTATGACAAAGCGCGGGAGCGGATGATGGCGGGCTCGACACCTGATGCCAGCCCGCACACTTCGCGGCGCGGCTAG
- the ldcA gene encoding peptidase U61, LD-carboxypeptidase A: MSLNAMQTLYPGVLRAGDAVALVSPAGPVPAAKVESAAQILESWGLKPRIYPHALDTHSFYAGTDEHRLADFNAALADPEIRAIFCNRGGYGAQRIVEQLDFDAVRRDPKLVIGFSDITAIHAALWNQTRLATIHGPVAAQLERGGVFTSSVWHATMSTAPILVTANAAEPTFDVRTGGAAEGILRGGNLSILSTSIGTSFMPDLHGAILLIEDVGEVAYRVDRMLTHLLNSGVLDGVAGIAVGQFSEPRGASGTITPSSVLMERLAGLGVPLVGGLSIGHGDINYAVPLGTQASLDAESGTLLVAPTVR, encoded by the coding sequence ATGTCTTTAAATGCCATGCAAACACTTTATCCAGGCGTGCTGCGCGCCGGTGACGCGGTGGCGCTGGTTTCCCCTGCAGGTCCGGTACCTGCGGCCAAGGTGGAAAGCGCTGCCCAGATCCTTGAAAGCTGGGGGCTCAAGCCCCGTATCTACCCTCATGCGCTGGACACCCATTCCTTTTACGCGGGTACCGACGAACATCGTCTGGCGGACTTCAATGCCGCATTGGCGGACCCTGAAATCCGGGCCATCTTCTGTAATCGTGGTGGCTACGGCGCCCAACGGATTGTCGAGCAACTGGATTTCGATGCCGTGCGCCGCGATCCAAAACTGGTGATTGGTTTTTCCGACATCACCGCGATTCACGCAGCGCTGTGGAATCAGACGCGCCTGGCGACCATTCACGGTCCGGTGGCTGCCCAATTGGAACGCGGTGGTGTGTTTACCAGCAGCGTCTGGCACGCGACCATGAGCACCGCGCCAATTCTGGTCACCGCCAATGCCGCTGAACCGACTTTTGATGTGCGCACCGGCGGCGCTGCAGAGGGCATTCTGCGAGGCGGCAACCTGAGCATTCTAAGCACGAGTATCGGCACCTCGTTCATGCCGGATCTGCACGGCGCGATTCTGCTGATCGAAGATGTCGGCGAAGTGGCCTACCGTGTCGATCGCATGCTCACGCATCTGCTCAACAGCGGCGTGCTTGATGGCGTGGCCGGGATTGCGGTGGGGCAATTCAGCGAACCTCGCGGCGCGTCGGGCACCATTACGCCTTCCAGCGTTTTGATGGAGCGATTGGCGGGTCTGGGCGTACCGCTGGTGGGTGGTTTGTCCATTGGTCACGGCGATATCAACTACGCGGTGCCGTTGGGCACGCAGGCTTCCCTTGACGCTGAATCGGGCACGCTGCTGGTCGCCCCGACTGTGCGCTGA